Proteins encoded in a region of the Planococcus shixiaomingii genome:
- a CDS encoding ArsR/SmtB family transcription factor: protein MREICEITIVHPEVVEKVQPRMADMSQVANLFKALADETRLNIAYALTIEEEMCVCDIAAVIGSSTATASHHLRYLRDRGLAKSARKGKQVYYSLSDDHVHQLVKIAHEHAKEGVEDAKNISS from the coding sequence ATGAGAGAAATTTGCGAAATCACCATAGTTCATCCCGAAGTGGTGGAAAAAGTTCAACCACGCATGGCCGACATGTCTCAAGTGGCTAACCTTTTCAAAGCGTTGGCCGATGAAACGAGATTAAATATTGCGTATGCCTTAACTATAGAAGAAGAAATGTGCGTTTGCGACATTGCGGCAGTGATTGGCTCTTCAACAGCAACAGCCTCCCATCACTTGCGCTATCTCCGTGACCGCGGGTTAGCCAAGTCTGCTCGAAAAGGAAAGCAAGTGTATTATTCGTTATCCGATGACCACGTCCACCAGCTGGTGAAGATTGCCCACGAGCATGCGAAAGAGGGTGTTGAGGATGCAAAAAACATATCGTCTTGA